A window of the Enterobacteriaceae bacterium 4M9 genome harbors these coding sequences:
- the osmY gene encoding molecular chaperone OsmY, whose translation MNTRKFSKTLLTVVLGSVLASGAAFAQSETTQSTGESAGQKIDSSMNKVGNFMDDSAITAKVKAALLDDKGVKSTDISVKTENKVVTLSGFVASQAEAEKAVATAKGVEGVSSVSDKLHVKDGATQSVSGYAGDTATTSEIKAKLLADDMVPSRNVKVSTTDGVVQLSGTVESQAQSDRAESVAKAVDGVKSVKNDLQIKK comes from the coding sequence ATGAATACACGTAAGTTTTCGAAAACTCTGCTGACTGTGGTTCTGGGTTCTGTGCTGGCAAGCGGTGCTGCGTTTGCACAGAGTGAAACGACCCAGAGCACCGGTGAATCCGCAGGTCAGAAAATCGATAGCTCTATGAACAAAGTCGGTAATTTCATGGACGACAGCGCAATTACAGCTAAGGTTAAAGCGGCGCTGCTCGATGATAAAGGCGTAAAAAGCACCGATATTTCGGTCAAAACTGAAAACAAAGTCGTGACGTTGAGCGGTTTTGTCGCAAGCCAGGCTGAAGCTGAAAAAGCGGTCGCTACGGCAAAAGGCGTTGAAGGCGTCAGCTCTGTTAGCGACAAACTGCACGTGAAAGACGGTGCAACGCAGTCAGTGAGCGGTTATGCCGGTGACACAGCCACCACCAGTGAAATCAAAGCAAAACTTCTGGCAGATGACATGGTGCCTTCGCGTAACGTGAAAGTGAGCACCACCGATGGTGTGGTACAGCTTTCCGGTACCGTGGAATCGCAGGCGCAGTCCGACAGGGCTGAAAGCGTTGCGAAAGCGGTAGACGGCGTGAAAAGCGTGAAAAACGATCTGCAAATTAAAAAGTAA